In Leguminivora glycinivorella isolate SPB_JAAS2020 chromosome 19, LegGlyc_1.1, whole genome shotgun sequence, a single genomic region encodes these proteins:
- the LOC125236800 gene encoding zinc finger protein 410-like, with amino-acid sequence MGSERSGSAMFRTGIERPDPAPNLLSSSVDALLRRTACFLTLATAAELSAHVLRHRQARQFVCGHDGCILRFGTRSNLMSHIRKCHGGAEEPREPDSTECEECGRTFASVAAMKRHARVHRNAQPDQPHAQAQEADDGASMLMMETEELEGEVEYLEVETLEDAELYSERKPQLSDLH; translated from the exons ATGGGCAGCGAGAGGTCCGGCAGCGCGATGTTCCGGACGGGGATCGAGCGCCCGGACCCCGCGCCGAACTTGCTCTCTAGTTCCGTTGATGCGCTCTT AAGGCGGACAGCCTGCTTCCTCACGCTGGCCACGGCGGCCGAGCTGTCCGCGCACGTGCTCCGCCACCGGCAGGCCCGGCAGTTTGTGTGCGGACACGACGGCTGCATACTGCGCTTCGGCACTAG GAGCAACCTGATGTCGCACATCCGCAAGTGCCACGGCGGCGCCGAAGAGCCTCGCGAGCCCGACTCCACCGAGTGCGAGGAGTGCGGACGCAC GTTCGCGAGCGTGGCGGCCATGAAGCGGCACGCGCGCGTGCACCGCAACGCGCAGCCCGACCAGCCGCACGCGCAGGCGCAG GAGGCGGACGACGGCGCCTCGATGCTGATGATGGAAACAGAAGAGCTGGAGGGAGAAGTGGAGTACCTGGAGGTGGAGACCCTGGAGGACGCTGAGCTCTACTCGGAGCGCAAGCCGCAGCTCTCCGACCTACACTAG